CGCACCCGCGCCTCGTCCGCGTCGTCCGCGGCGAGCCGCGCGTTGTCCCGCAGCGAGCGCGAGAACAGGAACGCCTCCTGCGGCACGTAGGCCACGCTCTGCCGGAGGACGCCGAGCGGCACCCCCACCACGTCCTGCCCGCCCACGAAGACAGCGCCGCGCGGCGGCTCGTAGACGCGGCAGACGAGGGAAGCCAGCGTGGACTTGCCGCTGCCCGTCGGCCCCACCACCACCACCAACGCCCCCTCGGGCACCGTGAGCGTCACGTCCCGCAATACCTCCCCGCGCTCCGGATACGTGAAGGACAGATCGCGAAACTCTATAGCCCCCGTCGCCAGGATCGTCCGCGGCTCGGGGAGCGCAGGATCGACAAGCGGTGGCCGCGGGTGGGGGAGAGCGGGGGCCATTTCTGGGCTCCCGCTGATGGTAGGGAGACCGCCCCCCGGCCTCGCGGGAGCAGAAGGCATGGCGGGGGCCATTTCTGGGCCCCCGCTGATGGTAGACGAAATCGGCGCCGACGCCTCCGACGCGTCGAAGATCTCGGTGATCCGCTGCATCGAGGCGAAGCCGCGACGGGCCACCGCCAGCGTCCAGCCAAGCGCGACGGTGGGCCAGGCGAGATACGCCAGATAGCCGTTGAAGGCGACGAAGGATCCCAGCGTGATGCGGCCCGACATCACGCCCCGCCCGCCGAGCCAGAGGATGAGCAGCGCCCCGAACCCGCCGACCAATCCCATGAGCGGCCAGAAGCCGGCCTGGGTGCGGGCCAGGCGCGCGCTGCGGATCAGATACTCGGCGTTGAGCCGCCCGAAACTCGCGATCTCGCTCGTCTCCATCGTGTACGCACGCACCACCGTCATGCCAGCCAGATTTTCCTGCACCTTGGCGGAGAGCTCGCCGAGCTGCTCTTGCACGCGCGTGGATTGCTCGTCCACCGCGTGGCTGAAGCGCTTGATGGCGGCGACGAGGATGGGCGTGGGCGCGATGGCGCAGAGGGTCAGCCAGGGATCGATGCTCAGCATCGCGGCGAGGGCGCCGACGAAGGCGAACGTGGTCTGCAGCAGCATCACGGCCCCGAAGCCGGCGAGCGCGCGGACGTTGGTGATGTCGCTGGTGGCGCGCGACATGAGGTCACCGGTGCGGCGCACATGGTAGAACGCGGCGGGCAGCCGGAGAAAGCATGCGTAGAGGTCGCGCCGGAGGTCGTGCTCCACCCACTGCCCGGCCCC
This window of the Candidatus Methylomirabilota bacterium genome carries:
- a CDS encoding ABC transporter ATP-binding protein; this translates as MRPYRPRYLAGVACLILGAAFSLAIPWTVKEAVDAMAAGADHGVLVASAGLILALAVLHGLARLGSRFSIIGAGQWVEHDLRRDLYACFLRLPAAFYHVRRTGDLMSRATSDITNVRALAGFGAVMLLQTTFAFVGALAAMLSIDPWLTLCAIAPTPILVAAIKRFSHAVDEQSTRVQEQLGELSAKVQENLAGMTVVRAYTMETSEIASFGRLNAEYLIRSARLARTQAGFWPLMGLVGGFGALLILWLGGRGVMSGRITLGSFVAFNGYLAYLAWPTVALGWTLAVARRGFASMQRITEIFDASEASAPISSTISGGPEMAPAMPSAPARPGGGLPTISGSPEMAPALPHPRPPLVDPALPEPRTILATGAIEFRDLSFTYPERGEVLRDVTLTVPEGALVVVVGPTGSGKSTLASLVCRVYEPPRGAVFVGGQDVVGVPLGVLRQSVAYVPQEAFLFSRSLRDNARLAADDADEARVRIAAAIAGLTEEVETFPEGWDTVVGERGLTLSGGQRQRVALARALIADAPYLVLDDVFAAVDPAKEAEILRALKDVLRGRTTLATTHRLRIAEAADWIAVLDEGRLVEQGTHAELLAVGGLYARLWRIQQIEAELEQA